In Nonomuraea sp. NBC_00507, the following are encoded in one genomic region:
- a CDS encoding acyl-CoA dehydrogenase family protein, with amino-acid sequence MSLPDELGAVVRDYLAGRPGASWPEFARDVGVAGLIVAAEHGGAGCGPAEMAAVAEELGRVLSPHPFLQSAVMAVAAAAGCGASDLLEVLAEGAATATVVLPGDGELRLEGELLTGTVPYALEGELVLLYVDGLLVEGVPTRREPYPTMDESRPLARLVFDGVPVRRLGDGSAWTRVRDLGIAALAAEQVGGAQRCLEMAVEHAKRRHQFGRPIGSFQAIKHKLADVLLLVESARSAASAAARDGVFAAIAGSYCTEAYLAAAGENIQVHGGIGITWEHPAHRYLKRATSDAQLFCPPQAHRARLAAHLFGPPA; translated from the coding sequence GTGTCGCTTCCCGATGAGCTCGGCGCCGTTGTCCGCGACTACCTCGCCGGCCGTCCCGGCGCGTCCTGGCCGGAGTTCGCGCGGGATGTGGGCGTCGCGGGGCTGATCGTGGCCGCGGAGCACGGAGGCGCGGGATGCGGGCCGGCCGAAATGGCGGCCGTGGCCGAGGAGCTGGGCCGGGTCCTGTCGCCGCATCCGTTCCTGCAGTCGGCGGTGATGGCCGTCGCGGCGGCCGCCGGGTGCGGGGCGTCCGACCTGCTGGAGGTGCTGGCCGAAGGGGCCGCGACCGCGACCGTGGTGCTGCCGGGTGACGGCGAGCTGCGACTGGAGGGGGAGCTGCTCACGGGGACGGTGCCGTACGCGCTGGAGGGCGAGCTGGTGCTGCTCTACGTCGACGGGCTGCTGGTCGAGGGGGTGCCCACGCGGCGGGAGCCGTACCCGACGATGGACGAGAGCCGGCCGTTGGCGCGGCTGGTCTTCGACGGCGTGCCGGTACGACGGCTCGGCGACGGCTCGGCGTGGACCCGCGTGCGGGACCTGGGCATCGCGGCGCTGGCCGCCGAACAGGTGGGCGGGGCGCAGCGCTGCCTGGAGATGGCGGTCGAGCACGCCAAGCGGCGGCACCAGTTCGGGCGGCCGATCGGGTCGTTTCAGGCGATCAAGCACAAGCTTGCCGACGTGCTGCTGCTCGTGGAGTCGGCCAGGTCGGCGGCCTCGGCGGCGGCGCGGGACGGGGTGTTCGCGGCGATCGCGGGGTCGTACTGCACGGAGGCCTATCTGGCGGCGGCGGGCGAGAACATCCAGGTCCACGGTGGGATCGGGATCACGTGGGAGCATCCGGCGCACCGCTACCTCAAGCGGGCCACGTCCGACGCGCAGCTCTTCTGCCCGCCCCAGGCCCACCGCGCCCGGCTGGCGGCGCACCTCTTCGGGCCACCCGCCTGA
- a CDS encoding LLM class flavin-dependent oxidoreductase, with protein sequence MTSLRISLGYELEVRGRTREVEQQAFHNVVDQVVLGDRLGFDTAWFVEHHFTRGFSHSSAPDLVLAAISQRTERIHLGLGVVLLPFQSPIRTAERVATLDVLSGGRVEFGTGRGASPLEYQAFQRPFEKSRQIWEDTLEATLAIWRADGEPISRSNEFFEIPDVAVYPRPVQEPHPPVWVASTSLEGYLAAAKHGYNLLGMTMLKGIDDVAADITKYRECLAEQGFDPSSRRVALMIPWFVAPTRDEANATAADAVLWYIRRQVNLVTPPDYYDARHATHRVLGQLAAGLPPDEAMATLREHLMVVVDDVEGSRKALARIAEAGATDLIIQAQVGGLAHERVCESMTLFMTEVVR encoded by the coding sequence ATGACGTCCCTACGGATCAGCCTGGGGTACGAACTGGAGGTCCGCGGGCGCACCCGCGAAGTCGAGCAACAGGCGTTCCACAACGTGGTCGACCAGGTCGTTCTGGGCGACCGCCTGGGCTTCGACACCGCCTGGTTCGTCGAGCATCACTTCACCAGGGGCTTCTCCCACTCCTCCGCTCCCGACCTGGTCCTGGCCGCCATCTCCCAGCGGACCGAGCGCATCCACCTCGGGCTCGGGGTGGTGCTGCTGCCGTTCCAGTCCCCGATCCGCACGGCCGAGCGCGTCGCCACGCTGGACGTGCTGAGCGGCGGCCGGGTGGAGTTCGGGACCGGGCGCGGGGCCTCGCCGCTGGAGTACCAGGCGTTCCAGCGGCCGTTCGAGAAGTCCCGTCAGATCTGGGAGGACACGCTGGAGGCCACGCTGGCCATCTGGCGGGCCGACGGCGAGCCGATCAGCCGGTCGAACGAGTTCTTCGAGATCCCCGACGTGGCCGTCTACCCGCGGCCGGTCCAGGAGCCCCATCCGCCGGTGTGGGTGGCGTCCACCTCGCTGGAGGGGTATCTGGCGGCGGCCAAGCACGGATACAACCTGCTCGGCATGACGATGCTCAAGGGCATCGACGACGTCGCCGCCGACATCACGAAATATCGGGAATGTCTCGCCGAGCAGGGCTTCGACCCGTCGAGCCGCCGCGTCGCCCTGATGATCCCCTGGTTCGTCGCGCCCACGCGGGACGAGGCCAACGCCACGGCCGCCGACGCCGTCCTGTGGTACATCCGCCGCCAGGTCAACCTCGTCACCCCGCCCGACTACTACGACGCCCGCCACGCCACGCACCGCGTGCTCGGCCAGCTCGCGGCCGGGCTGCCGCCCGATGAGGCCATGGCCACGCTGCGGGAGCACCTGATGGTGGTGGTCGACGACGTGGAGGGCTCACGCAAGGCCCTGGCCAGGATCGCCGAGGCCGGCGCCACGGATCTCATCATCCAGGCCCAGGTCGGCGGGCTGGCGCACGAGCGGGTGTGCGAGTCGATGACGCTGTTCATGACCGAGGTGGTGCGCTGA